In the genome of Paenibacillus pabuli, the window CACGATGACTGCCTGAAGACGTCCATTGTTCAAGCTCTCGCGTGTAACTTTCAAAGGTGCTGCCTGGAATACGTTCGTTGTATACACCGCAGCTGCAGTTGCCAGCACGTCACAGCGGATTGCTCCAATGTCGTTACGAGATGTTTTTTTCAAACCACAATGCAATCCACCAGCCGTAAACCCACGCGGGGTTACAATCGTTCCGTTCTCAACTATTGTAAAAGCCTGTTGCTCCACTTTTGTTCCCATATGTTATCCCCCGTTATGCGTTCGGCTGCATGCCGATTGTCCGCTTGCTTTGCCTGATCCGACATTCCCACATGATTTTGAAATTGCGTCTAGACGCTCTCCCAACAAATCAAAACCTTATGGATATACCGGCGTCATGTTCAGCCCGAGGTTCTCCTCCCATCCCATCATCAGGTTCATATTTTGAATGGCTTGCCCGGATGCACCTTTCACCAGGTTGTCAATAACTGAAATAATCGTCAAACGACCTGTACGAGGATCAGCCGCAAATCCGATATCACAATAGTTCGATCCGTACACTTCCTTCGTTGAAGGCCAGATCCCGGGCTCACGCACACGAACGAACGGCCGATTCTCATAATATTTGCGGTACAGATCAACGATTTCACGTTCACTGTGTTCGCCAGTCAGTTTGGCATACATCGTACTCATGATCCCACGCGTCATCGGCACCAGCTGCGTTGTGAATGTTACTGTGACTGGTGTTCCAGTGATATTGCCCAGCACTTGCTCGATCTCGGGAATATGCTGGTGTTTATTGAGTTTGTATGCTTTGAAATTCTCATTCATCTCTGCATAATGATTCGTCAAACTTGTTCCCCGTCCCGCACCCGATACGCCGGATTTGGCATCAATGATGATACTGGAAGGATCAATCCATCCTGCCTCAACAGCTGGGATCAATCCGAGTAACGTAGCCGTTGGGTAGCAGCCTGGGTTGGAAATAAAGTTCTTGCCTTTCACTTCGTCTCCATACACCTCTGCCATGCCGTATACGGCCTGTTCAAGCAATGAAGCAGATGGTGCGGGATGTTTATACCACTCTTCATACACCGTTCCGTCCTTGAGTCTGAAATCTCCAGACAGATCAATGACCTTAAGACCTGCTTCAAGCAGGCTTGGAACGAGCTTGGCGCTTACACCAGACGGGGTTGCTGTGAACACCAGATCTGCACGACTTGCGATCTCAGCCGGGTCTACGCCATCAAGCGGCCTCTGAATCACGTCCGTCAAATGCGGGAATCCATCTGCGATGGACTCACCACTGCTGGATGAAGAGATTACCGAAGTAATTTCAACCTGCGGATGGTTCTGAAAAAAACGAATCAGCTCCACCCCGCCGTAGCCGGTGGAACCGACGATTGCCACTTTTAATTTGTTATTCACTCTCGCTCCCCCAATCTTGTTGTATGCGCTACTTATACTGTACTCACGTTGCCATAAGGCTCTCATACAGCAATTCCGTCGCTTCTATGCATATTTGTGTATTATTATACGACTCTAGTTATATAAATACAACACTCTATCATCAATTTCACATGTATTCTTACCTGTCTCCGAACATATCTTTCCAACATCTGCGGACGAACCCGAATACTTCTGCTAAAATACGTATTATAGGAAACATTACAACCAGAATCTAATTCATAATCAATCTACACGAGGATGGGTTTATGAATGGATTCATGATGGTCATTATGAGACATGGGGGACTACAGTGCATATCGAATCCATTCTACTTATGGTACTCCTGGGCCTGAATATTATCTTCGCTGCAGCGGTCGTTTTCTTTGAACGAAAGGATGCCAGTGCATCCTGGGCTTGGCTGCTCGTCTTGAACTTTATTCCGGTGTTTGGGTTTGTACTCTATCTATTAACAGGGCAAAATCTGACGCGCTACCGGCTTTTTCAGTGGAAAGAGCGCAAGAAGCTCGGGCTTGAAAAACGGATTGCTGCCCAGCTTGAACAGCTGCAAGACAACAGGACACCGTTTCATAATCAAGCAACAGAAAGCAGTCAGGACAT includes:
- the argC gene encoding N-acetyl-gamma-glutamyl-phosphate reductase, coding for MNNKLKVAIVGSTGYGGVELIRFFQNHPQVEITSVISSSSSGESIADGFPHLTDVIQRPLDGVDPAEIASRADLVFTATPSGVSAKLVPSLLEAGLKVIDLSGDFRLKDGTVYEEWYKHPAPSASLLEQAVYGMAEVYGDEVKGKNFISNPGCYPTATLLGLIPAVEAGWIDPSSIIIDAKSGVSGAGRGTSLTNHYAEMNENFKAYKLNKHQHIPEIEQVLGNITGTPVTVTFTTQLVPMTRGIMSTMYAKLTGEHSEREIVDLYRKYYENRPFVRVREPGIWPSTKEVYGSNYCDIGFAADPRTGRLTIISVIDNLVKGASGQAIQNMNLMMGWEENLGLNMTPVYP